The Microbacterium phyllosphaerae region GGTTGTCGCGGTTGTAACCGCCCGAGCGAGGAGCACCGCCGTCACGGTTGTCGCGGTTGTAACCGCCCGAGCGAGGAGCACCACCATCACGGTTGTCGCGGTTGTAACCGCCCGAGCGAGGAGCACCGCCGTCACGGTTGTCGCGGTTGTAACCGCCCGAGCGAGGAGCGCCACCATCACGGTTGTAGCCACCCGAACGAGGAGCACCACCATCACGGTTGTCGCGGTTGTAACCACCCGAACGAGGGGCGCCGCCGTCGCGGTTGTCGCGGTTGTAACCGCCCGAGCGAGGGGCGCCGCCGTCACGGTTGTCGCGGTTGTAACCACCCGAACGGGGAGCGCCGCCGTCACGGTTGTCGCGGTTGTAACCACCCGAACGAGGGGCGCCACCATCGCGGTTGTCGCGGTTGTAACCACCCGAACGAGGGGCGCCACCATCGCGGTTGTCACGGTCGTAACCACCCGAACGGGGAGCGCCACCATCACGGTTGTCGCGGTTGTAGCCACCAGAGCGGGGCGCGTCGTCTCGGCGCGGACCGCTGCTGCGGTTCTGCTCGGAGCGTCCGCCAGAAGGTCGGTGACCGCGCGATCCATTGTCGTCGTTGCGACGCGGACGGCGCTCTTCCTCTTCCGGCATGATGCTCCCTGTTGTTGTTGCTGTAAACGCAAAATGGCCACCCAACGATGGGTGGCCATTTGCTTAAAAGAAGTCCGGCGGTGTCCTACTCTCCCACAGGGTCCCCCCTGCAGTACCATCGGCGCTGTGAGGCTTAGCTTCCGGGTTCGGAATGTAACCGGGCGTTTCCCTCACGCTATGGCCGCCGAAACACTATTGATGTTTCAATCAAACACATAACAAAGTCATTGTCATGCGGTTCTCGACCGTACATCGAGAACCACTCAGTGGACGCGTAGCACCAACAAACGGTGTGTTATCAAGTCATCGGCTTATTAGTACCAGTCAGCTGCATGCATTACTGCACTTCCACATCTGGCCTATCAACCCAGTAGTCTGGCTGGGAGCCTCTCACCCGAAGGTATGGAAATCTCATCTTGAGGCCGGCTTCCCGCTTAGATGCTTTCAGCGGTTATCCATCCCGAACGTAGCTAATCAGCGGTGCTCCTGGCGGAACAACTGACACACCAGAGGTTCGTCCAACCCGGTCCTCTCGTACTAGGGTCAGATCCTCTCAAATTTCCTACGCGCGCAGCGGATAGGGACCGAACTGTCTCACGACGTTCTAAACCCAGCTCGCGTACCGCTTTAATGGGCGAACAGCCCAACCCTTGGGACCTACTCCAGCCCCAGGATGCGACGAGCCGACATCGAGGTGCCAAACCATGCCGTCGATATGGACTCTTGGGCAAGATCAGCCTGTTATCCCCGAGGTACCTTTTATCCGTTGAGCGACAGCGCTTCCACAAGCCACTGCCGGATCACTAGTCCCGACTTTCGTCCCTGCTCGACCTGTCAGTCTCACAGTCAAGCTCCCTTGTGCACTTACACTCGACACCTGATTGCCAACCAGGTTGAGGGAACCTTTGGGCGCCTCCGTTACTTTTTGGGAGGCAACCGCCCCAGTTAAACTACCCACCAGGCACTGTCCCTGAACCGGATTACGGTTCGAAGTTAGATATCCAGAGTGACCAGAGTGGTATTTCAACAATGACTCCACATGAACTGGCGTCCATGCTTCACAGTCTCCCACCTATCCTACACAAGCCACACCGAACACCAATACCAAGCTGTAGTAAAGGTCACGGGGTCTTTCCGTCCTGCTGCGCGTAACGAGCATCTTTACTCGTAATGCAATTTCGCCGAGTTCGCGGTTGAGACAGTTGGGAAGTCGTTACGCCATTCGTGCAGGTCGGAACTTACCCGACAAGGAATTTCGCTACCTTAGGATGGTTATAGTTACCACCGCCGTTTACTGGGGCTTAAATTCTCAGCTTCGCCTTGCGGCTAACCGGTCCTCTTAACCTTCCAGCACCGGGCAGGCGTCAGTCCGTATACATCGTCTTGCGACTTGGCACGGACCTGTGTTTTTAGTAAACAGTCGCTACCCACTAGTCTCTGCGGCCTCCAAACGCTTTCGGAGCAAGTCCTAATACGTCGAAGGCCCCCCTTCTCCCGAAGTTACGGGGGCATTTTGCCGAGTTCCTTAACCACGATTCTCTCGATCTCCTTGGTATTCTCTACCTGACCACCTGAGTCGGTTTGGGGTACGGGCGGCTAGAACCTCGCGTCGATGCTTTTCTTGGCAGCATAGGATCACCCACTTTTTATTCGCATCGTGTCTCAGCCTATGTGAACGGCGGATTTGCCTACCGTTCGGCCTACGCACTTGCACCAGGACAACCATCGCCTGGCTGGGCTACCTTCCTGCGTCACACCTGTTAATACGCTAACCGCACCAGAATGGGGTCGTGCGCTAGGCCCAGAGCGTCACCCCGAAGGGATCAGTCACTGGGATTCAGACACTTAGCACTACTGGATTAGCTTGGGCGGTTCTTCGCCGGTACGGGAATATCAACCCGTTGTCCATCGACTACGCCTGTCGGCCTCGCCTTAGGTCCCGACTTACCCAGGGAAGATTAGCTTGACCCTGGAACCCTTGGTCTTTCGGAGGACGTGTTTCTCACACGTCTTTCGCTACTCATGCCTGCATTCTCACTCGTGTAGCCTCCACGGCTGGTTTACACCGCCGCTTCGCTGGCCACACGACGCTCTCCTACCCATCAACACGGCTGGACCACGAAGGCCTACCAATAATGTCAATGCCACAACTTCGGTGGCGTGCTTGAGCCCCGTTACATTGTCGGCGCGGAATCACTTGACCAGTGAGCTATTACGCACTCTTTCAAGGGTGGCTGCTTCTAAGCCAACCTCCTGGTTGTCAAGGCAACTCCACATCCTTTCCCACTTAGCACGCGCTTTGGGACCTTAGTTGGTGGTCTGGGTTGTTTCCCTCTCGACTATGAAGCTTATCCCCCACAGTCTCACTGCTGCGCTCTCACTTACCGGCATTCGGAGTTTGGCTGACGTCAGTAACCTTGTAGGGCCCATCGGCCATCCAGTAGCTCTACCTCCGGCAAGAAACACGCAACGCTGCACCTAAATGCATTTCGGAGAGAACCAGCTATCACGAAGTTTGATTGGCCTTTCACCCCTATCCACAGCTCATCCCCTCAGTTTTCAACCTAAGTGGGTTCGGTCCTCCACGACGTCTTACCGTCGCTTCAACCTGGCCATGGATAGATCACTTCGCTTCGGGTCTAGGACATGCGACTGAATCGCCCTATTCAGACTCGCTTTCGCTACGGCTACCCCACACGGGTTAACCTCGCCACATATCGCTAACTCGCAGGCTCATTCTTCAAAAGGCACGCTGTCACAGCTACTAAGGCTGCTCCAACGGTTTGTAAGCAAACGGTTTCAGGTACTATTTCACTCCCCTCCCGGGGTACTTTTCACCTTTCCCTCACGGTACTTGTCCGCTATCGGTCATCTGGGAGTATTTAGGCTTATCAGGTGGTCCTGACAGATTCACACGGGATTTCACGGGCCCCGTGCTACTTGGGATACTCTTCGCGCCACGGTTGGCATTTCGACTACGGGGTTGGCACCCTCTATGACCGGCCTTTCAAGACCGTTCGTCTATACCATCGTGTAACGCCGCCACCTCGGCAGAGATGACTGAAAAGTCCCACAACCCCCAACGTGCAACGCCTGCCGGCTATCACACACGCTAGGTTTAGCCTGTTCCGGTTTCGCTCGCCACTACTAACGGAATCGCGGTTGCTTTCTCTTCCTGTGGGTACTGAGATGTTTCACTTCCCCACGTTCCCTCTACCCGCCCTATATATTCAGGCGGGAGTCACTAGGTCGGCACGCCGCCCAGCGGGGTTTCCCCATTCGGACACCCTCGGATCAAAACTTGCTTATCAGTTCCCCGAGGCTTATCGCAGATTGCTACGTCCTTCTTCGGCTCCAGATGCCAAGGCATCCACCGTTTGCTCTTAAAGACTTGAAATCACATGAGTTTGAATCAGAATCGACACCAGGCCCGAAAGCCTGGCATGAAATTGACTAATGATCTTTAAGATCATCTTGTGCAACCGACCGAAGCCGGCTGCAAGATGCTCGCGTCCACTGTGTAGTTCTCAAAGTACGGGCGGTACCCCTTCTCACTTCCCCCACAGGGGAAACAACAAGAGGCCCAGAGGTACAGAAACGAATCCTTGCGGATCCGCATCCGGTCCCTCAGGACCCAACAGCGTGCAGGTGCGACACCCGAAACCCTCCCCGTTCCCACCGCAAGCGGTGTACTAAGAGAAACCTTCATCCTTCGCACCATGTCAAATGTTCCACCCATGAGCTCCCAGCGAAGAACGTATGCCTTCGAACTGGGTTCTGGACTCCGAAGAGTCAGATGCTCCTTAGAAAGGAGGTGATCCAGCCGCACCTTCCGGTACGGCTACCTTGTTACGACTTAGTCCTAATTACCGATCCCACCTTCGACGGCTCCCTCCACAAGGGTTAGGCCACCGGCTTCAGGTGTTACCGACTTTCATGACTTGACGGGCGGTGTGTACAAGACCCGGGAACGTATTCACCGCAGCGTTGCTGATCTGCGATTACTAGCGACTCCGACTTCATGAGGTCGAGTTGCAGACCTCAATCCGAACTGGGACCGGCTTTTTGGGATTCGCTCCACCTCGCGGTATTGCAGCCCTTTGTACCGGCCATTGTAGCATGCGTGAAGCCCAAGACATAAGGGGCATGATGATTTGACGTCATCCCCACCTTCCTCCGAGTTGACCCCGGCAGTATCCCATGAGTTCCCACCATTACGTGCTGGCAACATAGAACGAGGGTTGCGCTCGTTGCGGGACTTAACCCAACATCTCACGACACGAGCTGACGACAACCATGCACCACCTGTTTACGAGTGTCCAAAGAGTTGACCATTTCTGGCCCGTTCTCGTATATGTCAAGCCTTGGTAAGGTTCTTCGCGTTGCATCGAATTAATCCGCATGCTCCGCCGCTTGTGCGGGTCCCCGTCAATTCCTTTGAGTTTTAGCCTTGCGGCCGTACTCCCCAGGCGGGGAACTTAATGCGTTAGCTGCGTCACGGAATCCGTGGAATGGACCCCACAACTAGTTCCCAACGTTTACGGGGTGGACTACCAGGGTATCTAAGCCTGTTTGCTCCCCACCCTTTCGCTCCTCAGCGTCAGTTACGGCCCAGAGATCTGCCTTCGCCATCGGTGTTCCTCCTGATATCTGCGCATTCCACCGCTACACCAGGAATTCCAATCTCCCCTACCGCACTCTAGTCTGCCCGTACCCACTGCAGGCCGGAGGTTGAGCCTCCGGATTTCACAGCAGACGCGACAAACCGCCTACGAGCTCTTTACGCCCAATAATTCCGGATAACGCTTGCGCCCTACGTATTACCGCGGCTGCTGGCACGTAGTTAGCCGGCGCTTTTTCTGCAGGTACCGTCACTTTCGCTTCTTCCCTGCTAAAAGAGGTTTACAACCCGAAGGCCGTCATCCCTCACGCGGCGTTGCTGCATCAGGCTTGCGCCCATTGTGCAATATTCCCCACTGCTGCCTCCCGTAGGAGTCTGGGCCGTGTCTCAGTCCCAGTGTGGCCGGTCACCCTCTCAGGCCGGCTACCCGTCGACGCCTTGGTGAGCCATTACCTCACCAACAAGCTGATAGGCCGCGAGCCCATCCCCAACCAATAAATCTTTCCAGTAACTGACCATGCGGTCGCTACTCGTATCCAGTATTAGACGCCGTTTCCAGCGCTTATCCCAGAGTCAGGGGCAGGTTGCTCACGTGTTACTCACCCGTTCGCCACTGATCCACCCAGCAAGCTGGGCTTCACCGTTCGACTTGCATGTGTTAAGCACGCCGCCAGCGTTCATCCTGAGCCAGGATCAAACTCTCCGTAAAAAAGAAATGCATACGACACCGGGAAAACGGTGACGCAGCGAGTTTGATGCTGACCAAAGAGACAAATTCATTGCTGACTTCATCCGAATGCCAACCCCACAAGGAGGTTGGTCTTTGATCCAAAGGAATTCTCAACTAGCCGAAGCTAGACGAGGATAATTTGGCATTTGACAAGTGCACGCTGTTGAGTTCTCAAGGATCGGATGCTCCCACGACCCAGTCATCACAACCAGGCCCGAAGGGCAACTTCTCTATCTTACCCACCCTGTCTCGCTTGTCAAATCGGCGCGCCGTGCGGATCTTGGATCTGCTGCGCAGCTGTTGACAGCCGCAGAAGGGGTGGATCTCCCACCCTAGACGCAGGCGTCTGTTCTCACAAGTGAGTGGATGTGGGAGGTGGTTCTCCGCTTGAGGGGGGTGAAGCTCTCGGCCTCTCCGCTTCCCTGTGGGGCGAACAAGTAATAAGTTACGTGGATTCCGGGGTTCTGGCAAATCGGCCCACCACCCCCGGGCGTGTCGCTCAGCGCTCTGAGTCACGTTTTCCCAGTCCAGAGGGAGAAATGGTCCGCGATCACCGCCACGAGTACGATCACAGCGTGAGCGCACCCCGGATTCCCTCCCCCGCGACCGCCCTGTTGCAGCGTGTCTCGTCAGAGCTGGGCGTCGCCGACGACGTCCGTGAGTTCGACTCGCAGCCACCGCATCCTGTGCCCCTGCCCTCCCGTCTCGCCACCGCCGATCTCGCCTGGGCGAGCGTGCGCGCGGTCTGCCTGATGGCCGGTATCCGCGACATGCCTGATCCGGATCGCATCTCCACCGCCTACAGGAGCGACCGTGTTCTCACGGTCGATGGGATCGCGCCCGACGTGTGGTCTGCCTACTCCGGGTTCTGGCGCTCAGCCGACGGATGGGTGCGCACCCCCGGAAACTATCCGCATCACGCCGCGCGGCTTCTCGCCGGGCTCGGACTCGGAGCAGGCGCCGGCGTCGATGAGGTGCGCGCAGCCATCCTGGAGTGCACGACAGCCGAAGCGCTCGGCCTCATCACCGCCGAGCGCGGACTCGCCGTCCCCGTGCGTCCGGAGGATCCCCGCCTCGACGCACGATCGCGCACCACTCCCCTGCTCGATGTCTCCCACGAGAACACCGGTGGTTCCTGGGACGCCCCACCCGCGTCCCACGTGGGACGCAGTCCGCTCGCCGGCATCCGCGTCCTCGACCTCACCCGAGTCATCGCAGGACCTGTGTGCACGCGGACTCTCGCTCTGCTCGGCGCTGATGTGCTTCGGGTGGATCCCCCGGAACTCGCCGAGCCCGAGTGGCAGCATCTCGACACCGGCCACGGCAAGAGATCCGCGCTGCTCGATGTGCGAGACGAGCGATTCCGCGAGCTCCTCAACGCCGCGGACGTCGTCGTGCTCGGATACCGGCCTTCGTCACTCGACCGCCTCGGCCTTTCGGCATCCGCACTGACCGAGGATCATCCGGGACTGATCGTCGCCCAGCTCAGCGCCTGGGGCATGGACGAACCGGATCGCGCCGGCTTCGACAGCCTGGTGCAGGCCGAGTCGGGAATCTCGCTGATCGAATCACCCGACGGCGACCGCCCCGGAGCGCTCCCTGCCCAGGCCCTCGACCACAGCGCGGGCTACCTCCTGGCGGCGGCGGTCATCGCGCTGCTGAAACGCCGGCGGCAGGAGGGCGGCAGCTGGACGGTGCGCACATCGCTGCGTCGCGTGGCCGCTGAGCTGCTCGGGATGCCTCGCACGCTCGAACCGGTGTCGGAGCGGGAGTTCGTGACCGGCGACCACTCCGCGACCTTCGATGTCGACGGGCGCAAGCTCACGACCGCGGCTCCCGTGCTTCCGGGATTCGAGTTCGTGGCTCCGCGCCGCTGGGGGTCGGATCAGCCGCGCCGGTGATGCCGGCGGAAGAGCGGCAGCGCCAGGCAGAGCACCAGAGTGAGCGCGCCCCACAGCGCGCAGGCCGGCGGCAGCATCAGGTACGCGAGGTGCTGGTACGTGAACTCTTCGGTGAACGGACCGTACGCCAGGTATCCGATGACCGTGGCGGTCACGAGTACCGCCGGAAGCGACAGCCACCAGGCGATGCGGACTCCCGCGGGGATGACCCTCGTGACGGCGATGCGCGGCTCGGCATGACGCAGCCGGAGCGCGGCCCAGATCGCGATCACGACGAGCCCGATCGCACTCGACCCGTGCTGCAGCCACTTGTATCCGGTCAGAGGACCCCACATCTCCCCGAGAGCGGGCAGGATCTCGACGCCCCAGCGTCCCTCGTGCGTGAAGAGATCCCAGAGGATGTGCGACAGCACCCCCAGGATCAGGGAGACGGCGAGCAGCACCGGGTACCAGCGTCGTCTCGCTCCGACACCCACCGCGGCGCCGGCCGCCTCGACACCGGACTGCGACCAGTCGGCCGGAACACGCCGCGCCACCCACGACGGGGAGAGCTCGCCGACCGCCGGGCGGAGCACGACCCGCCACACCAGGAAGAGCACGAAAGCGACCAGGGCCGTCCACACCACGTTGCCGAACGTGTGCGTGAACGAGTAGTCGAGACCGACGCCCCTCAGGAACAGGGGCAGATCTGGCGTCATCGCTCCGATCGCGATCGCCGCCGGCACCAGCGGGGTGCGGATGAAGGGCAGCGCGACCAGGGCATGGCTCGGGGTGAACGGCATCCGGAGTCTCCTGTCGAGTGGCGGAAGCGGTGACGGCGGCCGCCCGAGAACAGCTCAGGCGACCGCCGTCACGCGATCAGATGTCGCTCGTCACGCGATGAACACTCCTGCGAGGGTCTTCTTGCCACGACGCAGCACAGACACCGCTCCCGGCAGAGTCCCATGCACCGTGGCCGACTCGTCGTCGACGCGTTCGCCGTCGAGAGACACACCACCTTGGCCGATCGCACGGCGAGCCTCCGACAGGCTCGACACCAATCCGGTCGCGACCAGAGCGTCGACGACAGACGACCCCGCGTCGACCGTGGCATTCGGGAGCTCCTCGAGCGCCGTGCGCAGCGTCGACGCGTCGAGCGCGGTCAGGTCGCCCTGGCCGAACAGCGCGTCGGATGCTGCGATCACGGCCGCCGTCGCGTCGATGCCGTGCACGGTGGCGACGACCTCGAGCGCCAGACGCTTCTGCGCGGCACGCCGGAAGGGCTCGGACTCGACGAGGGCCTCGTACTCCTCGATCTCGGCACGCGTGAGGAACGTGAAGACCTTGAGCCGCTCGATGACGTCGGCATCCGCCGTGCTGAGCCAGAACTGGTACATCCGGTACGGGCTGCACATCTCCGGATCCAGCCAGATCGCGTTGCCCTCGCTCTTGCCGAACTTGGTGCCGTCGCTGTTCGTGATCAGCGGCGTGCCGATCGCGTGAGCGGCGACGCCCTCGGACCGGCGGATGAGGTCGGTGCCGCTCGTGAGGTTTCCCCACTGGTCGGAGCCACCGGTCTGCAGGACGCAGTCGTACTGGCGGTACAGCTCGAGGAAGTCCATGCCCTGCAGGATCTGGTAGCTGAACTCGGTGTAGCTGATGCCCTCGTCGGAGTTCAGGCGCGCAGCGACCGCATCCTTCTTCAGCATCGTGCCGACACGGTAGTGCTTGCCGATCTCGCGCAGGAAGTCGATCGCCGACAGCGGCGCCGTCCAGTCGAGGTTGTTGACGATGCGAGCCGCGTTGTCGCCCTCGAAGCTGAGGTAGCGCTCGACCTGCGTCCGCAGGCGTCCCACCCACTCCTCGACGGTCTCACGAGTGTTGAGCGTGCGCTCGGCGGTGGGTCGCGGGTCTCCGATGAGACCGGTGGAACCGCCGACCAGGCCCAGCGGCTTGTGCCCGGCGAGCTGGATGCGACGCAGCGTCAGCAGCTGCACCAGGTTGCCGAGGTGCAGGCTGGGAGCTGTCGGGTCGAAGCCGCAGTAATACGTGATCGGGTCCCCGGCGAGAAGGGCGCGCAGCGCCTCCTGGTCAGTGGACACATGGACGAGGCCGCGCCACAGCAGTTCGTCCCACACGTTCTCGAACGTGGGGTCGATCGCCGGCGGGGCGGTCGTCAGATCGGTATTCGACACGCGCTCCAGGCTATCAGCGGTGAGCACACGCCATTCGCCGCCACCCGGGTGGACCGGAGCTGTCAGCTGTGGGCTGCCCACCACACCAGGAACGCCGCGCCCAACCCGATCACCCAGCTCACGAGACTGCCCACCAGGAAGTACTCGGCCCGCGCCCCGGTCTCGCCGTCGCGCGAGATCTCGGGGAATCGCACGATGCCCTTGGCCGCGAGCATCGCCGCGAGGATCGGGTAGGCGGCGGCCAGCGTGAGGATCATCACGAGGATGCGCTCGAGCGGCCCGATCAGGCGCCCGCCCTTGAATCCGGCCCGAGGATCGGATGCCGGGATACCGGCGGCCGCGGTCTCGGCCTGTGTGGTCTCGGCCGCCGCACTTTCGGCGGGTGCGCTCTCGTCCGGAGCTTCTCCGGAGACGACGGCGTCGCGAGGTTCCCCGACAGCGGGGCTCGTCTCGGCAGCGTCGGGCACGAGGCGCCGCAGCTCGGCGGGTCGCCACGTGTGCTCGCCGTCGAGCGCCGCGCGGACGACGAGGTTCGCAGACTCGAGCAGGAACAGCCCCACGCCCAGGGTGAGCAGCGCGAGGTCGAATGGAACGTCGCCGAACGGCGAACGCAGCGTCCACACCGACCCGATCAGACCTGCATCCGTGCGAGCACCGAGCCACAC contains the following coding sequences:
- a CDS encoding CoA transferase, translated to MSAPRIPSPATALLQRVSSELGVADDVREFDSQPPHPVPLPSRLATADLAWASVRAVCLMAGIRDMPDPDRISTAYRSDRVLTVDGIAPDVWSAYSGFWRSADGWVRTPGNYPHHAARLLAGLGLGAGAGVDEVRAAILECTTAEALGLITAERGLAVPVRPEDPRLDARSRTTPLLDVSHENTGGSWDAPPASHVGRSPLAGIRVLDLTRVIAGPVCTRTLALLGADVLRVDPPELAEPEWQHLDTGHGKRSALLDVRDERFRELLNAADVVVLGYRPSSLDRLGLSASALTEDHPGLIVAQLSAWGMDEPDRAGFDSLVQAESGISLIESPDGDRPGALPAQALDHSAGYLLAAAVIALLKRRRQEGGSWTVRTSLRRVAAELLGMPRTLEPVSEREFVTGDHSATFDVDGRKLTTAAPVLPGFEFVAPRRWGSDQPRR
- a CDS encoding DUF4184 family protein encodes the protein MPFTPSHALVALPFIRTPLVPAAIAIGAMTPDLPLFLRGVGLDYSFTHTFGNVVWTALVAFVLFLVWRVVLRPAVGELSPSWVARRVPADWSQSGVEAAGAAVGVGARRRWYPVLLAVSLILGVLSHILWDLFTHEGRWGVEILPALGEMWGPLTGYKWLQHGSSAIGLVVIAIWAALRLRHAEPRIAVTRVIPAGVRIAWWLSLPAVLVTATVIGYLAYGPFTEEFTYQHLAYLMLPPACALWGALTLVLCLALPLFRRHHRRG
- the tyrS gene encoding tyrosine--tRNA ligase, whose translation is MSNTDLTTAPPAIDPTFENVWDELLWRGLVHVSTDQEALRALLAGDPITYYCGFDPTAPSLHLGNLVQLLTLRRIQLAGHKPLGLVGGSTGLIGDPRPTAERTLNTRETVEEWVGRLRTQVERYLSFEGDNAARIVNNLDWTAPLSAIDFLREIGKHYRVGTMLKKDAVAARLNSDEGISYTEFSYQILQGMDFLELYRQYDCVLQTGGSDQWGNLTSGTDLIRRSEGVAAHAIGTPLITNSDGTKFGKSEGNAIWLDPEMCSPYRMYQFWLSTADADVIERLKVFTFLTRAEIEEYEALVESEPFRRAAQKRLALEVVATVHGIDATAAVIAASDALFGQGDLTALDASTLRTALEELPNATVDAGSSVVDALVATGLVSSLSEARRAIGQGGVSLDGERVDDESATVHGTLPGAVSVLRRGKKTLAGVFIA